The Caballeronia sp. Lep1P3 genome window below encodes:
- a CDS encoding cysteine hydrolase family protein — translation MPRRALIVIDVQNEYVTGNLPIEYPDVNVSLANISRAMDAADAHGVPIVVVQNFAPATAPIFARGSAMAELHESVASRPRAHYVEKSLPSAFAGTDLAQWLETNDIDTIVIAGYMTHNCDDSTVRHAVHAGLAVEFLVDATGAVPYENRAGRASAEEIHRVFTVVMQSRFAAVLRTDEWIAALESGEPPARDNIYASNQRTRATAR, via the coding sequence ATGCCGCGCCGCGCCCTGATCGTCATCGACGTGCAGAACGAGTACGTCACCGGCAATCTGCCGATCGAATATCCCGATGTGAACGTCTCGCTCGCGAACATCTCGCGCGCGATGGATGCCGCCGACGCGCACGGCGTGCCGATCGTCGTCGTGCAGAACTTCGCGCCGGCCACCGCGCCGATCTTCGCGCGCGGCTCGGCGATGGCGGAGTTGCATGAGTCGGTGGCTTCGCGCCCGCGCGCGCATTACGTCGAGAAGTCGCTGCCGAGCGCGTTCGCAGGCACCGATCTCGCGCAGTGGCTCGAGACGAACGACATCGACACGATCGTGATTGCCGGCTACATGACCCACAATTGCGACGATTCCACCGTGCGTCATGCGGTGCACGCGGGCCTCGCGGTGGAATTTCTCGTCGATGCGACCGGCGCCGTGCCGTACGAAAACCGCGCGGGCCGGGCGAGCGCGGAGGAGATTCATCGCGTGTTCACGGTTGTGATGCAGTCGCGCTTCGCGGCCGTGCTCCGCACCGACGAATGGATCGCCGCGCTCGAAAGCGGCGAGCCGCCCGCGCGTGACAACATCTACGCGTCGAATCAGCGGACGCGTGCGACCGCGCGGTAG
- a CDS encoding CoxG family protein: MEVTEALRVPLEPAHVQSALGDLALLRASLDHCESFTRTPSGEHALTLVVPLGALRARYEVRAHPAGRTRQGAEDGAPGHASDAAYARTLSFKARGEGVGSLRGQIAVALNADDGGHATWIEYTVWATVSGPLAGLPPRQIENALREGADDFFAEFCEVVRAKHGLPSMRERRDARRHLFLRPGAMSAAFSRRPASTARAVHGSPGDAAASGVLRHRLGAHPFAQQQRDQRQEPHPFGLHGWAWAAMLVLVALLAFFAERGSLH, translated from the coding sequence ATGGAAGTCACCGAAGCGTTGCGCGTGCCGCTCGAGCCGGCGCACGTCCAGTCCGCGCTCGGCGATCTCGCGCTGTTGCGCGCGAGTCTCGACCATTGCGAATCGTTCACGCGCACGCCGTCCGGCGAACATGCGCTCACGCTGGTCGTGCCGCTCGGCGCGCTGAGGGCGCGTTACGAAGTGCGCGCGCATCCGGCCGGGCGCACGCGGCAGGGCGCGGAGGACGGCGCCCCAGGCCACGCGAGCGATGCCGCCTACGCGCGCACGCTGAGTTTCAAGGCCCGCGGCGAGGGGGTCGGTTCGCTGCGCGGTCAGATCGCGGTTGCGCTCAATGCCGACGACGGCGGACACGCCACGTGGATCGAATACACCGTCTGGGCGACGGTGTCCGGGCCGCTCGCCGGCTTGCCCCCGCGCCAGATCGAAAACGCGTTGCGCGAAGGCGCCGACGATTTCTTCGCCGAATTCTGCGAAGTCGTGCGCGCGAAGCACGGCTTGCCCTCGATGCGCGAACGACGCGACGCGCGCCGGCACCTTTTCCTGCGCCCCGGCGCGATGTCGGCGGCATTCTCGCGTCGTCCGGCTTCGACCGCGCGCGCGGTCCACGGCTCGCCCGGCGACGCCGCCGCGAGCGGCGTGCTCAGGCATCGGCTGGGCGCGCATCCGTTCGCGCAACAGCAGCGCGATCAACGGCAGGAGCCGCATCCGTTCGGGCTGCACGGCTGGGCGTGGGCGGCGATGCTCGTGCTCGTCGCGCTGCTCGCGTTCTTCGCGGAGCGCGGAAGCCTGCACTGA
- a CDS encoding ATP-binding protein — protein sequence MRSIRRQLLIWLLALVIVGVGFAGWLIYRQALAEANELFDYQLQQIAAALPSEPFSSVLSSRSETDEGVVIQIWNRNGVLMYYSHPRVPLAPHAELGFSTETTPRGEWRVYSAIVGDNVVQLAQPLSIRNRVAAGVAWRTLWPLVLLLPLLGLAIWVIVGRGLAPLQRVTRALDTRHPEALDPLSDQRLPQEVRPLVRALNALLARLSTALDTQKAFVADAAHELRTPLAAVKIQAQLVGRAHDDAARREALADLNEGIARATRLAEQLLALARSEPDGKALASAVDLRALVDDCVRAYVLVAQERGVDLGIEASEPATVIGNADSLRVMINNLIDNATKYTPRGGRVDVCLTVRDGRPVVEIADTGPGIPEEERERVFDRFYRVGQSANRARTDVAGSGLGLAIVRRIAEQHGASVELSESKAGGLKASIRF from the coding sequence ATGCGGTCGATTCGCCGCCAGCTTCTCATCTGGCTGCTCGCGCTCGTGATCGTCGGCGTGGGCTTCGCCGGATGGCTCATCTACCGGCAGGCGCTCGCCGAAGCCAACGAACTCTTCGATTACCAGCTTCAGCAGATCGCCGCCGCGTTGCCGTCGGAGCCGTTCTCGTCGGTGCTCAGTTCGCGCAGCGAGACGGACGAAGGCGTCGTCATCCAGATTTGGAACCGCAATGGCGTGCTGATGTACTACTCGCATCCGCGCGTGCCGCTCGCGCCGCATGCTGAACTCGGCTTCTCCACGGAAACGACGCCGCGCGGCGAATGGCGCGTGTATAGCGCGATCGTCGGGGATAACGTCGTGCAGCTCGCGCAGCCGCTGTCGATCAGAAATCGCGTGGCGGCGGGCGTCGCGTGGCGCACGCTGTGGCCGCTCGTGCTGCTCCTGCCGCTGCTCGGGCTTGCGATATGGGTGATCGTCGGACGCGGGCTGGCGCCCTTGCAGCGCGTGACGCGCGCGCTCGACACGCGCCATCCCGAAGCGCTCGACCCGCTTTCGGACCAACGCCTGCCGCAGGAAGTGCGGCCGCTCGTGCGCGCGCTGAATGCGCTGCTCGCGCGGCTTTCGACGGCGCTCGATACGCAAAAGGCGTTCGTCGCCGATGCCGCGCACGAACTGCGCACGCCGCTCGCGGCGGTGAAGATTCAGGCGCAACTCGTCGGGCGCGCTCACGACGACGCGGCCCGGCGCGAGGCGCTCGCCGATCTGAACGAAGGCATCGCCCGCGCGACGCGGCTCGCGGAGCAACTGCTCGCGCTCGCGCGTTCGGAGCCGGACGGCAAGGCGCTCGCCTCCGCCGTCGACCTTCGCGCGCTCGTCGACGACTGCGTGCGCGCGTATGTGCTCGTCGCGCAGGAACGCGGCGTCGATCTCGGCATCGAGGCGAGCGAGCCGGCGACCGTCATCGGCAATGCGGATTCGCTGCGCGTGATGATCAACAATCTCATCGACAACGCGACCAAATACACGCCGAGGGGCGGGCGCGTCGATGTGTGTCTGACCGTGCGCGACGGGCGCCCGGTCGTCGAAATCGCGGATACCGGGCCGGGCATTCCAGAAGAAGAACGAGAAAGGGTGTTCGACCGGTTCTACCGCGTGGGCCAGAGCGCGAATCGCGCGCGCACGGACGTGGCCGGCAGCGGGCTCGGGCTTGCGATCGTCAGGCGGATCGCGGAGCAGCACGGCGCGAGCGTCGAGCTGAGCGAATCGAAGGCGGGCGGGCTGAAGGCGTCTATTCGGTTCTAA
- a CDS encoding DegQ family serine endoprotease — MKAKILTRSAVAAAVAVALSAGYVAGHNNVPAPQVIAPAQAAMMPAEAAAKTGVPDFSGLVETYGPAVVNISAKHVVKQTSARRGNANQLPMDPDDPFYQFFKRFYGNVPGMGGDGGAADRPSEGLGSGFIVSSDGYILTNAHVVDNANIVTVKLTDKREYRAKVIGADKQSDVAVLKIDAKNLPTVKIGDPNGSKVGQWVVAIGSPYGFDNTVTSGIISAKSRALPNENYTPFIQTDVPVNPGNSGGPLFNLQGEVIGINSMIYSQTGGFQGLSFAIPINEAIKVKDALIKTGHVDRGRLGVTVQAMNQTLANSFGMSSPQGALVSSVEPGGPAAKGGLQPGDVITALNGVPVADSTSLPSQVASLSPGTSAKVQVWRDKGTKELNVTIGALKDAKTASANVNGDDGGASQDTRLGVAVRPLTPEEKQQGAASRGLVVQQANGAAASAGIQPGDVILAVNGQPVTTVQQLKSMVSHAGDSIALLIQRDDAQIFVPVDLG; from the coding sequence ATGAAAGCGAAGATCCTCACCCGCAGCGCCGTCGCAGCCGCGGTCGCCGTGGCCTTGTCGGCGGGCTATGTCGCCGGTCACAACAACGTTCCCGCGCCGCAGGTCATCGCGCCGGCCCAGGCCGCGATGATGCCCGCCGAAGCCGCCGCCAAGACGGGCGTGCCCGATTTCTCCGGCCTCGTCGAGACGTATGGCCCGGCGGTCGTGAATATCAGCGCGAAGCACGTCGTGAAGCAGACGTCCGCGCGCCGCGGCAATGCCAACCAGTTGCCGATGGATCCCGACGATCCGTTCTACCAATTCTTCAAGCGCTTCTACGGCAACGTCCCCGGCATGGGCGGCGACGGCGGCGCGGCCGATCGTCCGAGCGAAGGTCTCGGCTCCGGCTTCATCGTGAGCAGCGACGGCTACATCCTCACGAACGCGCACGTCGTCGACAACGCGAATATCGTCACCGTCAAGCTCACGGACAAACGCGAATATCGCGCGAAGGTGATCGGCGCGGACAAGCAGTCGGACGTCGCCGTGCTCAAGATCGACGCGAAGAATCTGCCGACGGTCAAGATCGGCGATCCCAACGGCAGCAAGGTCGGCCAGTGGGTTGTCGCGATCGGCTCGCCTTATGGCTTCGACAACACGGTGACCTCGGGCATCATCAGCGCGAAGTCGCGTGCGCTGCCCAACGAGAACTACACGCCTTTCATCCAGACCGACGTGCCCGTGAATCCGGGGAATTCGGGCGGGCCGCTCTTCAATCTGCAGGGCGAAGTCATCGGCATCAATTCGATGATCTACTCGCAGACGGGCGGCTTTCAGGGGCTTTCGTTCGCCATCCCGATCAACGAGGCGATCAAGGTCAAGGACGCGCTCATCAAGACCGGCCACGTCGATCGCGGCCGTCTCGGCGTGACCGTGCAGGCGATGAACCAGACGCTCGCCAACTCCTTCGGCATGAGTTCGCCGCAAGGCGCGCTCGTGAGTTCCGTCGAGCCGGGCGGACCGGCCGCGAAGGGCGGTCTCCAGCCGGGCGATGTCATCACCGCGCTCAACGGCGTGCCGGTGGCGGACTCGACGTCGCTGCCGTCGCAAGTGGCGAGCCTCTCGCCGGGAACGTCGGCGAAGGTGCAAGTGTGGCGCGACAAGGGCACGAAGGAACTGAACGTGACCATCGGCGCGCTCAAGGATGCAAAGACCGCGAGCGCGAACGTGAATGGCGATGACGGCGGCGCGTCGCAGGATACGCGTCTCGGGGTCGCGGTGCGCCCGCTCACGCCCGAAGAAAAGCAGCAGGGCGCGGCTTCCCGCGGACTCGTCGTGCAGCAGGCGAACGGCGCGGCGGCGAGCGCGGGCATTCAGCCGGGCGACGTGATTCTCGCCGTCAACGGCCAGCCGGTCACCACCGTGCAGCAGTTGAAATCGATGGTTTCGCATGCCGGCGACAGCATCGCGCTGCTGATCCAGCGCGACGACGCGCAGATCTTCGTGCCGGTCGATCTCGGCTGA
- a CDS encoding TetR family transcriptional regulator: protein MVRRTKEEAQETRNRILDAAQRVFYEKGVSRTSLADIAHAAGVTRGAIYWHFANKGDLFNAMFARSLLPLDELVEATLDGKEPDPLAHIREIFVWCMRNITEDEQRRRVFDILFLKCEFVEEMGPVRERQQNNMRDGMERIARALRNAIDKAQLPAALDVRRATTLLHALFTGILHDSLMLPDSVDPANDAEALIDACFDALRASPALLTTTLD from the coding sequence ATGGTCAGACGAACCAAGGAAGAAGCGCAGGAGACGCGCAACCGCATTCTGGACGCCGCCCAGCGCGTCTTTTATGAAAAAGGCGTGTCGCGCACGTCGCTCGCGGACATCGCGCACGCGGCGGGCGTCACGCGCGGCGCGATCTACTGGCATTTCGCGAACAAAGGCGATCTATTCAACGCCATGTTCGCCCGCAGCCTGCTTCCGCTCGACGAACTCGTCGAGGCCACGCTCGACGGCAAGGAGCCGGACCCGCTCGCGCACATCCGCGAGATTTTTGTCTGGTGCATGCGCAACATCACCGAGGACGAGCAGCGCCGCCGCGTGTTCGACATTCTGTTTCTGAAGTGCGAATTCGTCGAAGAGATGGGGCCGGTGCGCGAGCGCCAGCAGAACAACATGCGCGACGGCATGGAACGCATCGCGCGGGCGCTGCGCAACGCCATCGACAAGGCGCAGCTTCCCGCCGCGCTCGACGTGCGCCGCGCCACCACGCTGCTCCACGCGCTTTTCACGGGCATCCTGCACGACTCGCTGATGCTGCCCGACAGCGTCGATCCCGCGAACGACGCCGAAGCGCTCATCGACGCCTGCTTCGACGCGCTGCGCGCGAGCCCCGCGCTGCTCACGACGACGCTCGACTGA
- a CDS encoding carboxypeptidase regulatory-like domain-containing protein produces MTNKTGKLAATLLAAALSAGLASGAWAQQSGNAGNAGNAGNAANAASAGTSDTGSAGNANGGGLPQIQQQGDVSYTSGGVGLDESRALLREQAHWPLSLRFTGPTADYLSGVQVRIVGGKGGQSGEVLNTESMGPYMLVKLPPGSYTVYAKYKDQEKKQSVSVAGPGKAKAAFHWNIQ; encoded by the coding sequence ATGACGAACAAAACGGGCAAGCTGGCAGCGACGCTGCTGGCGGCGGCGCTGTCGGCGGGTCTCGCGAGCGGCGCCTGGGCGCAACAGTCGGGTAATGCGGGCAACGCGGGTAACGCGGGCAATGCGGCCAACGCCGCGAGCGCCGGCACGAGCGACACGGGCAGCGCGGGCAACGCCAACGGCGGTGGGCTGCCGCAGATCCAGCAGCAAGGGGACGTTTCGTACACGTCGGGCGGCGTCGGCCTCGACGAATCGCGCGCATTGTTGCGCGAACAGGCACACTGGCCGTTGTCGCTGCGCTTCACCGGGCCGACCGCCGATTATCTGTCGGGCGTGCAGGTGCGTATCGTCGGCGGCAAGGGCGGGCAGAGCGGCGAAGTGTTGAATACGGAATCGATGGGTCCGTACATGCTTGTCAAGCTCCCGCCGGGCAGCTACACCGTCTATGCCAAATACAAGGATCAGGAGAAGAAGCAATCCGTCAGCGTGGCCGGTCCCGGCAAGGCGAAGGCGGCGTTCCACTGGAATATTCAATGA
- a CDS encoding response regulator: MRILLVEDDRMIAEGVRRALRADGFAVDWVQDGEAALTAVAGEAYDLMLLDLGLPKRDGLDVLRTLRARANALPVLIVTARDAVADRVKGLDAGADDYLVKPFDLDELGARMRALIRRHAGRGESLVRHGDLTLDPVGHQVTLAGAPVALSAREFALLEALMARPGAVLSKSQLEEKIYGWGEEIGSNTVEVYIHSLRKKLGADLIRNVRGLGYMVAKDA; the protein is encoded by the coding sequence ATGCGAATCCTGCTAGTCGAAGATGACCGGATGATCGCCGAAGGCGTGCGCCGTGCGCTGCGCGCGGACGGCTTCGCGGTCGATTGGGTGCAGGACGGCGAGGCCGCGCTCACGGCCGTCGCCGGCGAAGCCTACGACCTCATGCTGCTCGATCTCGGCCTGCCGAAGCGCGACGGCCTCGATGTCCTGAGGACGCTGCGCGCCCGCGCGAACGCGCTTCCCGTGCTGATCGTGACCGCGCGCGATGCCGTCGCGGATCGCGTGAAGGGTCTCGACGCCGGCGCGGACGATTACCTCGTCAAGCCGTTCGATCTCGACGAACTGGGCGCCCGCATGCGCGCGCTCATCCGCCGTCACGCGGGGCGCGGCGAATCGCTCGTGCGTCATGGCGACCTGACGCTCGATCCGGTCGGCCATCAGGTGACGCTCGCGGGCGCGCCGGTCGCGCTGTCGGCGCGCGAGTTCGCGCTTCTCGAAGCGTTGATGGCGCGGCCCGGCGCGGTGCTCTCGAAGAGCCAGCTCGAAGAAAAGATCTACGGCTGGGGCGAGGAGATCGGCAGCAATACCGTCGAGGTGTACATCCATTCGCTGCGCAAGAAGCTCGGCGCCGATCTGATCCGCAACGTGCGCGGTTTGGGCTATATGGTCGCGAAGGACGCCTGA
- a CDS encoding efflux RND transporter periplasmic adaptor subunit has translation MRFERVPYHLVSAATAAMLLAACGQKQSAPPPQTPEVGVVTIQPAAVPVTTELPGRTSAYLVAQVRARVDGVVQRREFTEGSIVKAGQRLYKIDPAPYIAQLNNAKASLAKAQANLASTTAQANRYKVLVAANAVSKQDYDNAVASQGQAAADVAAGKAAVDTAAINLGYTDVVSPVTGQVGISQVTPGAYVQASQATLMATVQQLDPMYVDLTQSSLDGLKLRRQIQQGRLTTSGPNAAKVSLVLEDGRVYAENGKLQFTDVTVDPTTGSVTVRAIFRNTDRVLLPGMFVRARIEEGVNPNAIVVPQIGITHDQKGTPTALVVGPDNKVALRQLVTSGTYGQNWVVDSGLNAGDRVIVQGVDKARPGMEVKTVPAQLPAAPADGASQASSAQAAQPASSAQPASAASGA, from the coding sequence ATGCGCTTCGAAAGGGTTCCCTATCACCTCGTCAGTGCCGCAACGGCTGCCATGCTGCTCGCGGCATGCGGACAAAAGCAGTCGGCGCCGCCGCCGCAGACGCCCGAAGTCGGCGTCGTGACGATCCAGCCCGCCGCCGTGCCGGTCACGACGGAACTGCCTGGCCGCACGAGCGCCTACCTCGTCGCGCAGGTGCGGGCGCGCGTCGACGGCGTCGTGCAGCGCCGCGAGTTCACCGAAGGCAGCATCGTCAAGGCCGGCCAGCGGCTCTACAAGATCGACCCGGCGCCGTACATCGCGCAGTTGAACAACGCGAAGGCGTCGCTCGCGAAGGCGCAGGCGAACCTCGCGTCGACCACCGCGCAGGCCAACCGCTACAAGGTGCTCGTCGCGGCGAACGCGGTCAGCAAGCAGGACTACGACAACGCGGTCGCCTCGCAAGGCCAGGCCGCCGCCGACGTCGCCGCGGGCAAGGCCGCCGTCGACACCGCCGCGATCAACCTCGGCTATACGGACGTCGTGTCGCCGGTGACGGGTCAGGTCGGCATTTCGCAGGTCACGCCGGGCGCATACGTGCAGGCGAGCCAGGCGACGCTGATGGCAACCGTCCAGCAGCTCGACCCGATGTACGTCGATCTCACGCAATCGAGCCTCGACGGTCTCAAGCTGCGCCGCCAGATTCAGCAGGGCCGCCTGACGACGAGCGGCCCGAACGCCGCGAAAGTCTCGCTGGTGCTGGAAGACGGCCGCGTCTATGCCGAAAACGGCAAGCTCCAGTTCACCGACGTGACCGTCGATCCGACCACCGGCTCCGTCACCGTGCGCGCCATTTTCCGGAACACGGACCGCGTGCTCTTGCCCGGCATGTTCGTGCGCGCCCGCATCGAAGAGGGCGTGAATCCGAACGCGATCGTCGTGCCGCAGATCGGCATCACGCATGACCAGAAGGGCACGCCGACGGCGCTCGTCGTCGGTCCGGACAACAAGGTGGCGCTGCGCCAGCTCGTGACGTCCGGCACCTACGGTCAGAACTGGGTGGTCGATAGCGGCCTCAATGCGGGCGACCGTGTGATCGTGCAGGGCGTCGACAAGGCGCGTCCGGGCATGGAAGTCAAGACCGTGCCCGCGCAACTGCCCGCAGCGCCCGCGGACGGAGCATCGCAGGCGAGCAGCGCGCAAGCCGCGCAGCCCGCTTCGTCCGCTCAGCCCGCCTCTGCTGCCTCGGGCGCGTAA
- a CDS encoding YadA family autotransporter adhesin, giving the protein MKKVFLSSPLQLQFFSKVVPALVAVGAVGIGAPMTASAAAPLIVNDMDFGVVDPGQCQYLSGKSFTTVGMEDCASSSNTAGYNVVTQTGAVAIANQNMSVGGYQFINGADTNNNALTVTQSGANIQMNNGKVTNLAAGTANTDSVNFGQLKGTANSVASALGAGSTLNADGTISAPSFALTNANAINGTTGAATNVGAAFTNVDKALGTLGGDFNNLNTAIINGQIGLVQQDATTRNITVAKDTDGTVVDMTGTQGTRTVTGVSAGAVNASSTDAVNGSQLYGLASSTASALGAGSTVNSDGTISAPSFALTNANSINGTTGAATNVGAAFTNVDNALGTLNGNIANLNTAITNGQIGLVQQDATSRNITVAKDTDGTVVDMTGTQGTRTVTGVSAGALNASSTDAVNGSQLYATNQTVANLSTSVAQNTADIANLNTNVAQNTADISKNTTDISNINNAINSGNVGLVRQDATTRTITVAKDNDGTVVDMTGTQGVRTVTGVAAGALSADSTDAVNGSQLYATNQQLDSLSQSVQNFAGSTSILASDKTDTPAIASGKDATAMGNGAVASGSNSVALGSGSVADEDNTVSIGSAGNERRLTNVAPGVKGTDAVNMNQLNAVQSNVNTVARQAFAGVASAMAMPNLTPSQPGKTVVAAGVANYKGYTAIGLGGTYRSQNNRWLVNAAASITPSGDTGVRGQVGYEF; this is encoded by the coding sequence ATGAAAAAAGTCTTCCTTAGCTCGCCCCTGCAATTGCAGTTTTTTTCGAAAGTCGTTCCCGCTCTCGTCGCCGTCGGCGCCGTGGGCATTGGTGCGCCGATGACGGCCTCGGCGGCCGCGCCTCTCATCGTCAACGACATGGACTTCGGCGTGGTCGACCCCGGTCAATGTCAGTATCTTTCCGGCAAGTCCTTCACTACCGTCGGAATGGAAGACTGCGCAAGCAGCAGCAATACGGCGGGCTATAACGTCGTCACGCAAACTGGCGCGGTCGCGATCGCCAACCAGAACATGTCTGTCGGCGGCTACCAGTTCATCAACGGAGCGGATACGAACAACAATGCGTTGACCGTCACACAGTCGGGCGCAAACATCCAGATGAACAACGGCAAGGTCACGAATCTCGCCGCTGGCACCGCCAATACCGATTCCGTGAATTTCGGTCAGTTGAAGGGTACGGCCAATAGCGTTGCGAGCGCCCTTGGCGCCGGCTCGACGCTGAATGCGGACGGCACCATCTCCGCTCCCAGCTTCGCACTCACCAACGCGAACGCGATCAACGGCACCACCGGCGCGGCCACCAACGTCGGCGCAGCGTTCACGAACGTCGACAAGGCGCTCGGCACGCTCGGCGGCGACTTCAACAACCTGAACACGGCGATCATCAACGGTCAGATCGGCCTGGTTCAGCAAGACGCGACGACGCGCAATATCACCGTCGCGAAGGACACCGACGGCACCGTCGTCGACATGACTGGCACGCAAGGCACGCGCACCGTGACGGGCGTGTCGGCGGGCGCGGTGAACGCCAGCAGCACGGACGCGGTCAACGGCTCGCAGCTCTATGGTCTCGCTTCCTCGACCGCCAGCGCGCTTGGCGCCGGCTCGACGGTCAACAGCGACGGCACGATCTCCGCTCCGAGCTTCGCACTCACCAACGCCAACTCGATCAACGGCACCACCGGCGCGGCCACGAACGTCGGCGCAGCGTTCACGAACGTCGACAACGCGCTCGGCACGCTCAACGGCAACATCGCCAACCTGAACACGGCGATCACCAACGGACAGATCGGCCTCGTTCAGCAAGACGCGACCTCGCGCAACATCACCGTGGCGAAGGACACCGACGGCACCGTCGTCGACATGACCGGCACGCAAGGCACGCGCACCGTGACGGGCGTGTCGGCGGGCGCGCTGAACGCCAGCAGCACGGACGCGGTCAACGGCTCGCAGCTGTACGCCACGAATCAGACCGTCGCCAACCTGAGCACGAGCGTCGCGCAGAACACTGCCGATATCGCGAACCTCAACACGAACGTCGCGCAGAACACCGCCGATATCTCGAAGAACACGACCGACATCAGCAACATCAACAACGCGATCAACTCCGGCAACGTCGGCCTCGTGCGTCAGGACGCAACGACGCGCACCATCACCGTCGCGAAGGACAACGACGGCACGGTCGTCGACATGACGGGCACGCAAGGCGTGCGCACGGTGACGGGCGTGGCGGCGGGCGCGCTCAGCGCGGACAGCACGGACGCGGTCAACGGTTCGCAGCTCTACGCGACCAATCAGCAGCTCGACAGCCTCTCGCAAAGCGTGCAAAACTTCGCCGGATCGACGAGCATCCTCGCCTCGGACAAGACGGATACGCCGGCCATCGCGAGCGGCAAGGACGCAACGGCAATGGGCAACGGCGCGGTCGCGTCGGGCAGTAATTCGGTCGCGCTCGGCAGCGGCTCGGTCGCCGACGAAGACAACACGGTGTCGATCGGCTCGGCGGGCAACGAGCGCCGTCTCACGAACGTCGCGCCCGGCGTGAAGGGTACGGACGCGGTCAACATGAACCAGTTGAACGCGGTGCAGAGCAACGTGAACACGGTCGCGCGTCAGGCGTTCGCGGGCGTCGCCTCCGCGATGGCCATGCCGAACCTCACGCCGAGCCAGCCGGGCAAGACGGTGGTCGCGGCAGGCGTCGCGAACTACAAGGGCTACACGGCAATCGGTCTCGGCGGCACGTATCGCTCGCAGAACAATCGCTGGCTCGTGAACGCGGCTGCATCGATCACGCCGAGCGGCGACACCGGCGTGCGCGGTCAAGTCGGCTACGAGTTCTAA
- a CDS encoding DUF427 domain-containing protein has protein sequence MSTDLNDGQKAHRIEIAPSPRRCRVIHQGVTYADTHASLTLSETGHDIVHYFPRADVNMARLERSIYTSHCPYKGDATYYHLLTEDGPVENAAWSYESPLDGAIEIKGYLAFYPTRVDRIDETS, from the coding sequence ATGAGCACGGATCTGAACGACGGCCAGAAGGCGCACCGCATCGAGATTGCGCCGAGCCCCCGGCGCTGCCGCGTGATCCATCAGGGCGTCACGTACGCGGACACGCACGCGTCGCTGACGCTCAGCGAAACGGGTCACGACATCGTTCACTATTTTCCGCGCGCCGACGTGAACATGGCGCGGCTCGAGCGCTCCATTTACACGTCGCATTGCCCGTACAAGGGCGACGCCACCTACTACCATCTGCTGACCGAGGACGGCCCCGTCGAGAACGCGGCGTGGAGCTACGAAAGCCCGCTCGACGGCGCAATCGAGATCAAGGGCTATCTCGCGTTTTATCCGACGCGGGTCGATCGCATCGACGAGACTTCTTAG